A genomic window from Streptomyces broussonetiae includes:
- the ruvA gene encoding Holliday junction branch migration protein RuvA has product MIAFVSGTVAALAPDAAVVEVGGVGMAVQCTPNTLSTLRMGRPAKLYTSLVVREDSLTLYGFADDDERQVFELLQTASGVGPRLAQAMLAVHTPDALRRAVATADEKALTAVPGIGKKGAQKLLLELKDRLGETVGAPAVGAPVSQGWRDQLHAALIGLGYATREADEAVAAVAPQAEAAGGTPQVGRLLKAALQTLNRAR; this is encoded by the coding sequence TCAGCGGCACGGTCGCCGCGCTCGCCCCCGACGCAGCGGTCGTCGAGGTCGGCGGCGTCGGCATGGCCGTCCAGTGCACGCCGAACACGCTGTCCACGCTCCGCATGGGCCGGCCCGCGAAGCTGTACACCTCCCTGGTGGTCCGTGAGGACTCCCTCACCCTGTACGGCTTCGCCGACGACGACGAGCGCCAGGTCTTCGAGCTGCTGCAGACCGCGAGCGGCGTCGGCCCGCGGCTGGCCCAGGCCATGCTCGCCGTGCACACCCCGGACGCGCTGCGCCGTGCCGTCGCCACCGCCGACGAAAAGGCCCTCACGGCCGTCCCCGGCATCGGCAAGAAGGGCGCGCAGAAGCTGCTGCTCGAGCTGAAGGACCGCCTCGGCGAGACCGTCGGCGCCCCCGCGGTCGGCGCGCCGGTCAGCCAGGGCTGGCGCGACCAGCTGCATGCGGCCCTGATCGGCCTCGGCTACGCCACCCGCGAGGCCGACGAGGCCGTCGCCGCCGTGGCCCCCCAGGCCGAGGCCGCGGGCGGCACGCCCCAGGTCGGCCGGCTGCTCAAGGCCGCCCTGCAGACGCTGAACCGCGCACGCTGA